From the genome of Fusarium fujikuroi IMI 58289 draft genome, chromosome FFUJ_chr06:
tccactAACCTTTACCCAACTTCTCAATCTTTCCCTTCCTCTCCTCAAAAACTTGCCTCTATTCCTCTATTCCTCTAATCCGCCATAACATCCCCTAAACAATCCTCTCTCTTTTACAAGTCTCGTCTAAAGGCGCATCGCACAGTGATTCACAGCCTCTTCAATCTCCCTCTTATAAATTCCGtctcttctcgtcttccTTCATCCAACTTACAAAACTCAGTCAATCACATCAACATTCTACAAAGATTCTACAATCTTAGACCAACAACTCAAGCTAGTATCAACGACTCTCACAATGGCATCTCCATTCCCAGAGGCAAAGATTGACAAAGCCGCCCGCGAAGCAGAGTATCAGGCACTCTGGCAGGTCTGCGATCGCGCAACTCGCAAGCCAGAGTACATCTACGGCGACGAAAGACTCAAACGCTCTTTTCTCGAAGACACATGTGACGCTCTTATGCGCAAGAGGTAGCCGCCTCTCCTCAATTGCTTGACCAAAACTGACGATCTGTAGACAGAAGCTCGGCAAGGTTCCCTGCGGGACTGACATCAGCGCCATGGTGacgcttcatcttcagcgCGAAGTCGCCGGCCGTCTTCTCGCGGGTGCTCGTATGGCTGCTCCAGCCCCTGCTCCCAGTCCGATGCCGTACGCGGGAAACGGCCCTGCATTCAATCCGCCCCAGAGCGTGTATGCTGCGAACCCGGATCCCTTCAACGGAAACCCAGGTCCCTACAATGGCAATCCAGCTCCGTACAACATCGCCCAGGCACCGCTACCAATCCCCCAGCCCCGTGCTCGTGCTTCTCCCCCAGATTTCGACTTTGCCATCCCGGACACTAACGAAGACCTGCGGCAAGACATGGAGAGAGTCATCAACACCCTTCGCCAGTACGCCCAAAGAATCGCCACTCTTGAAAAGACAGTCGCCAAGATCACTCGCGAGCGAGAAATGTACAAGGCTGGGACGATTGACATGATGAACACCGACATGGAAAAGTCAGCTTCCGTCTCTCCTGGCTTGTTCAACTACCCCGTTGAGGGGATCGAGGGCTTGTCTGCCGCCACCTATCCGCATCCCGGACCTCTCACGCCTAGAAGCCAGACGCAGGGAGGGGATGAGGAAGGGGATGGGATGTACCAGCATGGAAATTGAGGCTTGCGACGGAGAACATGGAGTCGGGTTTGCGTTGGGAGACGGAGATGAGGAGTTTTCATACGGGCGATTAATGCCATGGTTGCTGGGAATAAGGACGTGGGCGATTGCTTGGCACGAATGCTTGGGATGGGCGCATCGAAGCACGTTATTTACATCTTGCTTGGCCATTTAGCTTCTAACGACTGACGACGACACAAATATGCAGCGCCTACGGGCAAGATACCCATCAGTTAGGTATATCAATGAACAATTCATTGCAACAAACATCAATACTTCACATGACAGATCAATTCATCAAACCACACATCAATCGTTGAGCCAATGTTTGTATTGTTTGTCCTAGCCATTCCTCCATCAACTATATACTTTCGCAATGCGAATCGTTACAATAAGCCAGCCTTCCATTTCCATCGTCTACAAAACAATCGTGCCAGGCGTATCCGAAACAAGAAAAAAACATATAGAGGGCATAACATTTTACCTGTTTTCCCTAATACTCCGTAACTCCGTCCGTGACAAGACATTAAATGCTGAGTGTTGTGATGATGGTTATATATCCAATGCATGCCCTCGCATCCGCAGAGCTGACATAAACTCAGACATCAATCGCCGCTGAGCAATGTCGTGAATGCATCGAGTCGTTTATGAGGAAAACATGCTGTAGTCCTGGATCGTCTTGCCGTCGCAGTCGGGAATCTTGACTCCCTTCTTGAGCTCGCGGTCCGATGTCAACAGACCCCATTTGTCTTCCCaagccttgcccttggtGTTGTACCGCTCCTTCCAAGGCTCGTCAAATGCCTCGAACCAGAAATAGTTGGTTCCGTTCTTGAGAGATTGGCAAACCCAATCGTCCATGAAGGTGTTGAGctcgtcaacaccagcaactGATCCCTCGGTACAGGTCGTGGCTGAGCCACAGTTGGTGCCGCCTCCGGTAGGCCAGCCTGTCTCCGAaatgatgttcttcttcgTGTCCGTCTTCCAAAAATCTCCATTGTTGGTCTTCCAGAAGTTGGAGGTCCAGGCGGCAGCCTCGGATGCCGTCACTCCGGCAAAGAAGGGATGGATGTTGGCCATGATATAGTCACTGTCCGTCGCAAGCTCAGATGTCCAGTCGTCGCCCAAATCCGAGGTAGCAACGGGGAGCTTGATGCccttcttgtcgagcttcGTGCGGGTTTCGTCCAAGATGTCGGCCAATGTGGTGATGTTCATCTCCTTACGGTAGAGGATCTCGttggcaatgatgatgcCCTCAAAAGGATCCTCACCATACTCATCTAGGATGTCCCACATTTGTGCCATCTGTCGATCGTTGGTTGTCTCGTTCTTGTCAAGCCAAACACCCATCCAGATCTTGGTATCCTTGAGTTCCAATCGGTCGAGGGCATGGATCAACATCTGCGTCTGGTTGCAATCGGTTCCGTACAATCGGATCTTGTTGGTAAGCTGACCCAGAATGGCCACGTCGCGAGTGATGTTGTTCTGAGAAGGTGGGTTATGCATACAGTCGGGATACTGAGAGTTGAGAGGGGTGTAGTCCATGCCGGGAAAGACTCTGTGGAGGTCGGGATTGTTGAGAAGTTCCTTGATCTCCGCGCTGTTTTTGCCAAGATCGCCGTTCTTCTTGGTGTCATCCTTAGCTGACTCTCCCGAACTCGCTGAACTGTCGTCGTGCTTGCCATTGTTCACCATACTACCAacgacaccaccaacaataGCTccaacgatgacgaggaacaccacgacgatgatgagccacTTGCACCTCTTACTCCTCCCAGTGTCCTTATCGTCTGAGCCATAACCGTAAGGCTTTTCCCGCGCATTCATCTCGTAGCTTCCGCCTGTACCTAATTAGCAAATGCGCAAACTTGGTAGACGAATACTGACCTCGTCCACCCAAAAGGCCGCCAGCAGCCGCACCACCTCCAACCGCAGCAGCGGTTGCAGAGGCACCCCTCTTCGCGCGGTCGGAGTTGGAAAGGCTAAGCATTGAGTTCCTTTGGCTCTTTCCATACACAAGTCCGTCGTCCCCATCGTCAATAATGTCGTTAGGATTCACTACGCCAAGATTGTCGCTACCGTGCCGCGAATTCGTATATCCGGGGTATGGGTTATCAATGTAGGGATCGCTACCGTTGAAGTGAGATGTCGCAGCTGATGGTGGCCCCCGAGGAGAATCGTAACCGTGACCGTAACCTCCATTTCCGCCATGAGGGTTTTGCTGAGTCCGCGATGGAGGCGGGGGCAAGTTGGAGTGTTCCATTGCGCCTATTCCGCTATAGCGAGGATTACGGTCAGCAACGTTAACAGCAATTCCGGTCATACCACCAGATGCCGACATTCCAAAATTGTCTGCGCCCGGTGTAGTATGGGAGTTTGGGTGATCATACCCCATATGTCCGCCGCCGCCACCTCCGTAGTTATTGTAGCCTTGGTTGCCGTAATAACCGTGGTCGTTTTGTTGAGGCGATGGTCGTCGAGGACTGTCGTATCCAGCGGATCCAGCGTACGGCGAAGGCGATACTGGGCGACCGTGAGAAGAGTAGTCGTCGTAGCCACCTTGGACACGGCTGTATGAAGAATCGGGATGTGCTCTTGGGTGATTTGATCTCGGGGGAGCGTCGTAGTGGGCAGCAGAAGGTGAATAACTATGGGGAGGAGGGATGGGTCTTCGGGCAGAGGAATCGTAGCGATTATGAGAGTCGAGCGGTTCGCTCTCGTAGGGATCCCCGTGGTAGTTCTGCATTGTGGGTAATGGTTGGATATTAAATCTGGATCCAGGCGGAGGAGCAGGCAGGTTCAAGCAGTGTGACACTGCTAAAGATAGCGATAAGGTAGGTGACTGCAACAACTCGAGAGCAGGCAGTGCCAAGAGGATCGATGATGCCAGCAGCGGGCGCGCCGCCTCAAGGGGATCACCTTGGAAGAAGGTGGATCAATCGGCGAGATATAATTTGCAGTTAAAACGAGAGAGTtggagaagcgcaaggaacaggaacaaACAAGCTGAGCGAGTGGAAATAAAGAGACCGACCGACCCGAGCGAGTCTTTCTTTCTGCCTTGTTATTGCGAGAGACGGAGATGGAGCTgaagagagggaaaaaaagatGGAGTGACGAGGACCAGAGTAGAAAGAGCTCAGCCAAGAGTCAAGGTCAAGTCAATGAATCGCTGTTACAACTGTAACGGCCCAGTTGGAAGGAGCGAATGGGGGGGCAGGTAGCCACACCGGATGCGGACCGATAACCTGGAATTTCCCATTTTAGCGGGTGTTCCGCCCTGGACTCCCCGGCAACCGGCCCCTAGTATTCCGGCCAAGGCGGGACCCGTGACGCAGATGTTCTGGAACCAGGGCCAAGAGCATTTACCTCGTTGATAATACGAGAGATATTGTATTGCAAATTAACAAAAAATGTCATTAATATTGTTGATTCAACTTGACACTCAATAGCAATTGCAAATACCCTTCAGAAACGGTTCATTGCACAGCCTCCTCCAAAACGGGTGCAACGGCAGACACGAGGTTGGAAAATCCTCTAGTGGTGTGTGAGATCATCAACACGGGGTTGAacttgtcttgacttggtcAAGCCAACTCCATCTTCCCATAATGGATGGATGCGCGTGTTGCGCGTCCTCAGAACCTTGATCTATATTCGGAAACTGTCTCAGTCCAGGGCGAACTTCTTTGTTCTAGTTTAATCGCCGTTTATTCCCAAACTCACTTACTTCGTATTATACAGGAATGACCACGTAAACCCTCAATCAATCGATTCTTAATTTGCTAAACAATGGCCTCATCGTAAAACTCAAACAAGCGACGAGGGTCAGTCCTGTACGAACATGGCACAGTTGGGTCTCGATTATATCCCCCTGTAAAATACGACTTTAGCCTGTCGATTGACGATCAACATGGAACCTCGAGGGTTACAGAGAAGGGAGAGGCGATGAGAATCACTGAGAATTCAGCTGTGACTATCCAGTGATCAACCAAAACAAAcggaaacagaaacagaaatgTCTTGAAAGTCATGAGGCTGGAGATGAATGCTGCCAAGATAACAGCCGCAATTGATCGATGCAAGACGGGTCTCAACATGTGGCGTCGCcata
Proteins encoded in this window:
- a CDS encoding related to endo-beta-1,3-glucanase of the cell wall, with the translated sequence MQNYHGDPYESEPLDSHNRYDSSARRPIPPPHSYSPSAAHYDAPPRSNHPRAHPDSSYSRVQGGYDDYSSHGRPVSPSPYAGSAGYDSPRRPSPQQNDHGYYGNQGYNNYGGGGGGHMGYDHPNSHTTPGADNFGMSASGGMTGIAVNVADRNPRYSGIGAMEHSNLPPPPSRTQQNPHGGNGGYGHGYDSPRGPPSAATSHFNGSDPYIDNPYPGYTNSRHGSDNLGVVNPNDIIDDGDDGLVYGKSQRNSMLSLSNSDRAKRGASATAAAVGGGAAAGGLLGGRGGSYEMNAREKPYGYGSDDKDTGRSKRCKWLIIVVVFLVIVGAIVGGVVGSMVNNGKHDDSSASSGESAKDDTKKNGDLGKNSAEIKELLNNPDLHRVFPGMDYTPLNSQYPDCMHNPPSQNNITRDVAILGQLTNKIRLYGTDCNQTQMLIHALDRLELKDTKIWMGVWLDKNETTNDRQMAQMWDILDEYGEDPFEGIIIANEILYRKEMNITTLADILDETRTKLDKKGIKLPVATSDLGDDWTSELATDSDYIMANIHPFFAGVTASEAAAWTSNFWKTNNGDFWKTDTKKNIISETGWPTGGGTNCGSATTCTEGSVAGVDELNTFMDDWVCQSLKNGTNYFWFEAFDEPWKERYNTKGKAWEDKWGLLTSDRELKKGVKIPDCDGKTIQDYSMFSS